In the genome of Desulfomonilaceae bacterium, one region contains:
- a CDS encoding 4Fe-4S dicluster domain-containing protein: protein MTVKIWNFFPREALYECYQCARCTGSCPALEVASALGPRETILKCLNLGHDQVVEDERLWVCCTCNVCEDRCPQKIPISDLLVALRNSAARRGNVPDKLGIAIELLAKTGRSMIVHQLDEMRAHHGLAPLLPVPIDEIREIFKKTRLDEVIEF, encoded by the coding sequence ATGACCGTCAAAATATGGAATTTTTTCCCTAGGGAGGCATTGTATGAATGCTATCAATGCGCCCGATGCACCGGCTCCTGTCCTGCTCTTGAAGTCGCTTCTGCGCTCGGCCCCAGAGAAACAATACTCAAATGCCTTAATCTCGGCCACGATCAAGTCGTTGAAGACGAAAGACTTTGGGTGTGTTGCACATGTAATGTTTGTGAAGATCGTTGTCCCCAGAAAATCCCAATTTCCGATCTTTTGGTGGCCTTAAGAAATTCAGCGGCAAGACGGGGCAACGTTCCCGACAAACTTGGTATAGCCATTGAACTCCTGGCCAAAACAGGCAGGTCGATGATAGTGCATCAACTAGACGAGATGAGAGCCCACCATGGTTTGGCGCCACTCCTCCCTGTCCCGATTGATGAGATACGAGAAATATTCAAGAAAACTCGACTCGATGAAGTCATCGAATTCTAG